GGCACCCGGCGGCGCTTCGCCTGCCTGGCCAGCCACTCGAGCCCGGAGAGCCGCTCGGGCACCCCCGACGTGCGCCGACGCGCGGGCTCCTCCTCGTGCTGCGGTTGGGGCGACGGGCGCTGGGCGTCGAGTTCGTTCATGGCGCGCTCCCTACCTTCGTCGACAGCGGGTGCCGTCGATCGGAACACCGCCGGAGGGTTGCGCGCCAGGGTGCTCAGTCCTCCGGGTGACGTTCGGCGGGACCGCGGTTCCCGGTGGTATGGACGACTCCGGCGGGGGTGCCGTAGCGCGCCGCGTAGCGGGTCGGGGTCTCGCCGAACATCGCGGTGAAGTCGCGGACGAAGTGGGGTTGGTCGGCGTAGCCGAGGTCTGCCGCCAGGGCCGCCCAGTCGATGTGCCCGCCCGCGGCCATGCGCTGGGTGACCTCGTGCAGGCGGTAGCGGCGGATCACCCACTTGGGCGTCACCCCGACGTGGTCCGCGAAGAGGCGCTGAAGGCTGCGGGCGGTGGTGCCGAGGTCGGCCGCCAGGACGTCGACGCGGGTGATGCGCGGGCTCGCGGCGATCAGGTCGACGACGTCGACCGCGTCGCGCGCCCTCGGGTCCGGTTCGGGCAGGGCGCGGCGCAGGGCGTCCTCGACACCCGGCACGTCGGGCTCCACCGGCAGGTCGCGGAAGACCTCGGCCGCCGGGATCGCGCGGTCGGTGATCGACTGGACCGGGGCCCCGAGGAACGGCCGGAAGGCGCCGGGGCGGAACGCGACGCCGAACGTGCGGCCCGTGCCGTCGAGGTCCTTGAACACGTGGCCGCCGCACACCCCGTGCACCTCGGCGCGGCCCGCGTGGAAGCTGAGCTGGACGTTCGGGTAGGGCACGACCAGCTGCCGGTACGGCCGGGCGTAGGACCACTCGACGGCCCAGTAGCGGGCGACGTGCGGGGCCAGGTCGGGCGAGGGCGCGTGGAACTCGTGGGTCTGGTGGTCCCGCCACGCCAGCTCGCGCTCGTCCCGTCCGTTCACGTCCCGCACCGGCCCCGCCCCACTCCCCACGAAGGCATGTCGCCTTTCTTCAAGACACCCGCCTCCGATCTTCCTAGGGTGGCGGCATGTCCCGTGAGCAGTTGATCAGCCGAGCCGTGGCGACCACCCTGGAGGTCGTGGACGGCATCACGCCCGACCAGCTCGGCGCGCCGACCCCGTGCACCGAGTTCGACGTCCGCGCCCTGGTGAACCACCTGATGCACTGGGCCCCCGTCCTGGAGGGGTCCGGCCGCAAGGAGCAGGTGGCCCCGCCGGCCGAGTCCGACAACGCGACCACCGACGACTGGGCGGCCGAGCTGACCGCCCAGCTGCGCGCCACCGCCGCGGCGTGGAGC
This region of Saccharothrix longispora genomic DNA includes:
- a CDS encoding helix-turn-helix domain-containing protein; protein product: MNGRDERELAWRDHQTHEFHAPSPDLAPHVARYWAVEWSYARPYRQLVVPYPNVQLSFHAGRAEVHGVCGGHVFKDLDGTGRTFGVAFRPGAFRPFLGAPVQSITDRAIPAAEVFRDLPVEPDVPGVEDALRRALPEPDPRARDAVDVVDLIAASPRITRVDVLAADLGTTARSLQRLFADHVGVTPKWVIRRYRLHEVTQRMAAGGHIDWAALAADLGYADQPHFVRDFTAMFGETPTRYAARYGTPAGVVHTTGNRGPAERHPED